The Eikenella corrodens genome segment TATTCGATCGCCGTACCTTCTTGGGCGGCAAACATTTGGTGGATGGCAGGCGAGCGGCTGTGGGCCACGGGGTTGCCGAGAACGGCATAGCGGGGAGCAGGCATGGTGTGCGGCAGAGAATAGAAAGTGCTGAATTATAGCCAAATATATGCCGCAACGCTTGCAAACCTGCCCTGCTGCCCCATCTTGCTGTTTAACTGCCCAAACAGGCAGCAGCAGCGGCCGGCTGAATTTTTTGCAAACGGGGTATTTGCTGCTACAATCCGCATTCGTTTCTTTTTTATTTGATATCAAGAGGAGTTTTTCCACATGCAACCGCGCAATGTTTACGATTACACCGACGTGGGCAGCAGCGTTTCCGCGCAAAGCACCATTTTGCGTAAAACCTACGGCCTGCTCGGGCTCTCGTTCCTTCCGGCGGCTGCCGGCGCGTTCGTCGCCATGGCCACCGGCCTGAGCCTGTTCAGCTTCACCGGCAACTATTGGGTTGCCCTGGGCATTTTCTTCGCCTTCTTCTACGGCATGAGCTTCCTGATCGAGAAAAACCGTTACAGCAATGTGGGCGCGGCCCTGCTGATGGTGCTCACTTTCGGCCTGGGCTTCACGCTCGGCCCGATTTTGAACTACAGCCTGGCGCTTTCCAACGGCATCGAGCTCATTGGCATCGCCGCCGTGATGACTGCCGCCGTGTTCCTGAGCATGGCAGCTATGGCCAAATCGCCTACCTTCCAAACCAACAGCATTGCCCGCTTCGTTACCGTGGGCTTTGTGGTGGCCTTTATCGCTATGATAGCCAACCTCTTCCTGAGCATTCCCGCGCTCTCACTCACCGTATCCGCCCTGTTTGTGATCGTGAGCTCCGTGCTGATTATGTGGCAGGTACGCGTGATCATCGAAGGCGGTGAAGACAGCCACATCAGCGCCGCGTTGACGCTGTTTGTTGCCATTTACAACATCTTCACCGGCCTCCTGCGCCTGCTGTTGGCATTTGCCGGCGAAGACTAAACCGCTGTAAGTAGTGATTGAATAAAAGGCTACCTGAAAAGTTTCAGGTAGCCTTTTCTAATGGTCGGTTCAGGCAGCATCAGAAATTCAATGGTTTTGCTGGGTTTGGCAACTCAGCTTACGCTTGCTGGAAAATACTGTGTATTTCTATGAAACTGAAAACGGCCTAGCCGCCCAAAGCCTGCGCCTGCTGCACCAAATACCGCCGCCCATCTTGCCTAGCCAGGCTTAAATATTGCGGCAGCAAAGGCGAGCCCATAGCAGCCAAGGCCTGCAACACGGCAATTTTCTGGTATTCATCCGCATCCCAGCCGGCAACGTCACGGTAGATGCCGCGCTGCCAAAAGTGTTCGGCATAGCGTTCGGTGTGCGGCGCATGCATGCTGCCAGATACCATCAGGGCGCGGCGGCAAGTGTATTCGTCGGGGTCGTTGCAGAAAAATTCCGCCCATTGCCATGCAACGGCTTGGTTGGAGAGGCGCGGGAGCTGCACGGCCAGCTGCCAGCCCGCATCATACTCAGGCTGCTGCCGATAGGTTTCGCACAGCCGCAGTAAGGCTGGCTCGGGCAGCATTCCGGCGATGTATTCGCTTTCGTTGTCGCGCGCGGTAAGATAAAGCAGCTGCCAGGCCTGTTCGGGCTGCCATTCGTGCGCAGGGATTTGCTGCGCAAAATCAAAACACGCCGCCCACACTTCAGGCATGGCGGCATAATTACATTCCCATTCACCGCCGATTTCCTGCTCGGGTTGTTTGCCAAACTCGGCGCTTTTCCAGGCCAGGAAATCGGTGTACACGCGATGCAGCTTTTCAATGACGGATGATTGGTTCATGGCAAATTCGCCTGGCTGTTTTTAGTTGCGCAGAAGTTTACTGTATTCGTTTTCACTGCATGGAAGCTGCGCTTTCAGGTAGCCTTTATCCACTCACAGGCTACCTGAAACCTAATCTACCAAATCCCTGCACAATCTCACCGCCTCATCCAGCCGTTCCACGCCGAAGATTTCCAGGCTGGGAAATTCTTTCCTGCTGCGCGGCAGGTTGGCTTTGGGCACGATGGCGCGTTTGAAGCCGAGTTTTTCCGCCTCTTTCAGCCGTTCCTGCCCGCGTGCCACGGGGCGCACTTCGCCGCTCAGGCCAACTTCGCCGAAGGCGACCATTTTTTCGGGCAGCGGTTTGTTGCGAAAGCTGGATACCATCGCCAGAATCACCGCCAAATCCGCTGCCGGTTCGCTGATTTTCACGCCGCCCACGGCGTTGATGAACACGTCTTGGTCGAAGCAGGCGATGCCGGCGTGGCGGTTGAGCACGGCCAAGAGCATGGCGAGGCGGTTTTGTTCGAGGCCGACGGTGAGCCGCTTGGGCGTGAAGCCGTGCGCGTCGTCCACCAGTGCTTGGATTTCCACCAGCAGCGGGCGGCTGCCTTCCTGTGTTACCAGCACGCACGAGCCCGCCACGTCGTCGCGGTAGCTGGCGAGGAAGATGGCGGAGGGGTTGGACACGCCTTTGAGGCCGTTTTCCAGCATGGCGAACACGCCCAGCTCGTTGGCCGCGCCGAAGCGGTTTTTGATGGCGCGAATCATGCGGTAGTTGGAATGCTGGTCGCCTTCAAAATACAGCACGGTATCCACCATATGCTCGAGCACGCGCGGGCCGGCAATCGCGCCGTCTTTGGTGACGTGGCCGACAAAAATCATGGCGATGCCCATCTGCTTGGCCATGCGCGTGAACTGGGCGGCACACTCGCGCACCTGCGACACGGAGCCGGGCGCGGAGGTGATTTGGTCGGAATACATGGTTTGAATTGAGTCGATGACCACCACGGCGGGCTGGTGCTGCTTCAAAGCAGCCTGCACCGCTTCCAAACGGATTTCCGCCAGCAGATGCACGCCGTCCGCATCCAGCCCCAGCCGCTGCGCGCGCAGGGCGACCTGTTGCGCCGATTCCTCGCCCGACACATACAGCACTTTGCGTTTTTTCGCCATCAGGGCGACGGTTTGCAGCAGCAGCGTGGATTTGCCGATGCCCGGGTCGCCGCCCAACAAAATCACCGCGCCGTCCACCAGCCCGCCGCCGAGCACGCGGTCGAGTTCGCCCATACCGGTGGGCTCGCGCGGCACTTCGGCGGCGGTAACTTTGGAGAGTTCCTGCACTTGCGTAGTGTCCGCCGCCCAAGACTGAAAGCGGGCATTTTTCGGCTCGGGCGCGGCTAGGCCTTCCTGCAAGGTGTTCCACTCGCCGCAGTGCGGGCATTTGCCCTGCCACTTGGGCACGGTGCCGCCGCATTCGGTGCAGGTGTAGAGGGTTTTGGGGGCTTTGGCCATAATATTGTTTTCCTTGTATCTTTTATTTTCAGGTAGCCTTTTTAACTATTGGATGAGGCTACCTGAAAGCTCAGCAGGTTTCTGCCAAGCTCAAATCTGTTTTGCCGAAATTCAACGTGTAATTGCGATCGTTGCCGAATTGTTGCACGGGAGAGAAGCCGTATTGCTCGAGCAATTGGATAAGCTCGGTGCGGCTAAGTTTATCCGCATCTCCGGCGGCTTCGGAAATGGACAGCAGCCCGTCTAGAGCGAGCAGACGGTGGAATTCGGCGAGGTAGGCCGCTTGGTCGGCTACTTCGCCTAAAACGGTTACCAGCACGATGCGGTGAAACGAGCCTCTGGCAAAGGGAAAGCTGCTGCCGCTGCATAGGTGGTATTCGGCATTGGTAATATGGCGTTTTTCCAGTCGCTGCCGTGCCTTGGCCAGCATTTCGGGCTGAATATCGGCCAACACTAAGCTGCCCTGCGGCACGGCACGGGCGAGCGCAGGGCTGAAATAGCCCGGCCCGCAGCCTACTTCGAGAATTCGCTGTTGCGGCTGCAACTCGAGCCGGCGCACCAGCTCAGCGGGGGAAAGCGCCCAGTTGCGCAGGGGGATGAGCAGGGTGAAGGCGAGTTGGTGGGGAAAGAGTGCGCCTTTAGCAGTGAGGCCGTGCCAGATGGTTTTGAGGGTGCGGAGCATGATGGAATTTTTCAGGTAGCCTTGATGGGGGTTGGGGCTACCTGAAAATAGGGGCAGACAATTTGTTTTCAGGTAACCGTTTGCGTATTCGGGCAGGCGGATTGTAGCAAACCCTTTGCGCGGCAGTTGGCCTGACAAGGGGAAAGTTCTGTCGCGAAATACTGCCGTGCCCCTAGGTAATGGCTCGGCTTCGGCGATGTGAGGCTTGTTTTTTTATGCCGAACTGGCAATAATGCCGCTCTGCCTGATATATCGGCAAACTGTCCACTTCCCAATTTTCGGCCAATCCGTTGCCAGGTGTGATACGGATTGGCTTCAAAAGTAAAGAGAGTATTCAAGCAAATGGCTTTATTGGTACAGAAATATGGCGGGACTTCAGTGGGAAGCCCCGAGCGCATTAAGAATGTGGCCAAACGCATTGCCCGCGCCCGTGCCGAAGGGCACGACGTGGTGGTGGTGGTATCCGCCATGAGCGGCGAAACCAACCGCCTGGTGGCGTTGGCGCACGAAATTCAGGAGTTTCCCGACCCACGCGAAATGGATGTGGTGTTGGCCACCGGCGAGCAAGTAACCATCGGCCTTTTGGCCATGGCGCTGATGGATATCGGCATTCCGGCCAAGAGCTACACCGGCTGGCAGGTGCTGGTGCAAACTGATAATTCCCACACCAAAGCCCGCATCGAATACATCGACGACAGCAAAATGCGTGCCGATTTGGCGGCAGGCAAGGTGGTGATTGTGGCCGGTTTCCAAGGCGTAGATGCCGAAGGCAACATTACCACGCTGGGGCGCGGCGGCTCCGATACTTCCGCCGTGGCGCTGGCCGCCGCACTCAAGGCAGACGAATGCCAAATCTACACCGATGTGGACGGGGTTTACACCACCGACCCGCGCGTGGTGCCCGAAGCACGGCGCATGAACACCGTATCGTTTGAAGAAATGCTCGAACTGGCGAGCCTGGGCAGCAAAGTGCTGCAAATCCGCTCGGTGGAATTCGCCGGCAAATACAAAGTGCGCCTGCGCGTATTGAGCAGCCTCACCGATGGCGGCGAAGGCACCCTGATTACTTACGAGGAAGACCCCAACATGGAAAAAGCCATTGTATCCGGTATCGCATTCGACAAAAACCAAGCCCGCATCAACGTGCGCGGCGTGCCCGACAAACCCGGCATCGCCTATCAGATTTTGGGTGCGGTGGCCGATGCCAACATCGATGTAGATATGATTATCCAAAATGCCGGCGAAGAAGGCACCACCGATTTCTCCTTCACTGTATCACGTGGCGACTACCGCCACACAATCGATTTGCTGCAAAGCGTGCAGGAAAGCATCGGTGCGGCCGATATCCACGGCGATGACACCGTATGCAAAGTATCCATCGTCGGCATCGGCATGCGCTCGCACATCGACGTGGCCTCCACCATGTTCCGCACCCTGGCCGAGGAAAACATCAATATTCAGCTGATTTCCACTTCCGAAATCAAAATTTCCGTGCTGATCGATGAAAAATACCTCGAGCTCGCCACCCGCGTGCTGCACAAAGCCTTCGGCCTCGACCGTCAACAGTAAGCATCCTGCCCCGCAGCCTCTCCGGCGCGGGGCATTTTTTACCCTGCACATTTTCAGGTAGCCTCAGCCTACATAGGAACTCCCCGTATGATGAAAAACCGCAACTTCGGCAACATCACCGACCTGCTCGACGAGAAAAACATCAGCCCGGCCAAACGCCGCCGCATCCTCGCCACAGCCGCCGCACTGGATTTAATCGACACCGCCCTCAACAACTCCGGCAGCCAACACAAGCTCGAAGAAGAAATGGCGCGCCTACCCCAATACACCGCCGCCATCGAAGCCCTGTTGAAGATTGATTAAAAAGTTTTCACTGCTCCGCACCATTTTCAGGTAGCCTCCCCAGAAAGGCTACCTGAAAACACAATTTGAATATGCCAAGAGTTAAGCCGGCGTTACTACGCCGACCTTTTATTGAACCGCCTTAGCCCTAGTTCGAGTAAAAAAACTTTATCTTTTTGTAAACCAACCATATTCACAAACCACCCTATCCCTGCCGCCCCAAAGGCTACCTGAAAGCCATTCCACCGTTCACATACACTACCTACCAGCCTACTCAAATCCAACAAAACCTAAAATAAATCAACAGAAAACAACAAACTTCAAACCAAACTGCAGCCCGACACACCTAGGCTGTCTCTGTCATTTCGCCACAGCCACCCACTACTGTGCATACAAACAAACAGAGTGTCGGCAAATCTCCCCTACCTCAGCCCAAGCCGCCGCCGCATTGCCTAAACCTGCCAATGCGGTAAAATGACACTTTCCCAACCGTTCCCAAGCAGGAAAGACTTGCCATGAACATCGAAAAAGACACCGTAGTAACCCTGCATTATGAAATGTTTGATGCCAACAACCAGCTGATCGACAAAACAGAAGAGCCCATCGCCTATCTGCACGGCGGCTACGACGGCATTTTCCCGCTGGTGGAAGAAGCACTGCACGGCAAAGCCGTGGGCGAAGAAGTAGATGTAACTCTTTCTCCCGACGACGCATTCGGCGAGCAAGACCCGGAATTGGTGCGCATCGAGCCGCTCAACGTTTTTCCCGTGGAAGTGGAAGTGGGCATGATGTTTGAAGCCGACGACCCCGAAACCGGAGACACCCTGGTTTACCGCGTAACCGACATCGCCGATGGCAAAGCCGTGGTAGACGGCAACCACCCGCTGGCCGGCATGAAGCTGCGTTTTAAAGGCAAAGTGGCCGAAATCCGCCCCGCCACCACCGAAGAAATCGCCCACGGTCATGTCCACGGCGAACACGGCCATCACCACTAATCATCATATTCGACCAAATCAGGCGGGTTGCCATAAAGGCAGCCTGCCTGCTTTCTTTTCGCAGAAACTTCGTTTTAACTTCGTTGAAGCTGTGCTTTCAGGTAGCCTGCTGTTCTGCATCGTCATTTAATAATCGCAACATCTTCTTTATACAGCAAATAACAAGGTTTTTCCCCACGATGGATTATGATACCCTACGGGCTGCCTCTCCTGTATCTAAGAATACTCAATTTCGCCATAACAGCCTATAAAGAAAAGTGTTTTAGCTATTGCCACACCACCCTCTAAGGCTACCTGAAACCTCTCAGCCACATCCTACTACCACCACCCCGCCACACCCTACCTCAAACGGCATATTTCGCGTATCATTAACCCGTCTTAATTTTCATTATGATGGGTTAAAACCGGCAAAGAGAAACGCGGCCAAACTGCGTTGCTCAGATTGCAATCCGCCATACCAACCCAAGAAGCTCAAGAGGAGCCCCAGCATGAGCCTGCCGACCCCCGTTTTGCGCCTGCAAGACAGTGCCCGCCAACAGAATTTTGCAGAAGATTTCCTCCCCTTCCTTGCCGGCTATTATCGCCAGGCCGACTTTGCCGACCTAGCCAGCTATAGCGACACCGAACTATTATCTGCCGCCGATTCCCACCGCAAGCTTGCCCAAGAGCCCCGTGCCGCCGGCAAAGCCGTGGTGCGCGTTTCGCCCACTGGTGACACTGTGCAGCAGACGCTGGTGGAAATTGTAGCCGACCACCTCCCCTTCTTGCTCGATTCCCTGTTGATGCTGCTCAACCGTGAGCAGCGTGTGCCTTTGGCCGTATTGCACAGCGCATGGCAGGTAAAACGCAATGCAGACGGCAAAGCTGCCACTCTCGAAGAAGCTGCCAAAGAAAGCAGCGCACAGGAAACATTGGTTGCCGTGTATCTGGAAGGTGGCGAGGCCGCACAAGACCAAAAACTGGCCGAACAAATCCGCAGCCTCTTAGCCGAATTGGGCACAATTGTGGAAAGCGAACACAAACTGCGCGGCCAGCTTTTGCTGGTTAACCAGATGATTCTGAACGAAGGTCGCAGCCAAGATGCGGAGATCGTTTCTTTCCTCAGCTGGCTGGCCGACCGCCATTTCCTCCTGATGGGCTTCTGCGAATACGATTTGGTCAACCATTCCGGCAGCCCGCGCCTGCAGGCCAAAGCCAACACCGCGCAAGGCATTCTCGCCGGTAACAGCAATCTGATTGCCGACGATTTTGCCGCCCTTTCCGATACCGACAAAAAACAATGGCTGCACCACGACCGCCTGCTGCTCAACAAATCGCAGCAGCGTAGCCGCATCCACCGCCCGGCCTATCTTAACCAAGTCAGCATCCAAAAACTCAACGCCAACGGCCAAGTTGTCGGCCAATGGTGTTTCATCGGTCTCTACACCTCCACCGCCTACACAGACAGCATCTGGAACACCCCCGTACTGCGCGGCAAAGCCGAACATGTGCTAAAACACTTTGATTTTGCCGATGGCAGCCATCAAGAGCACAACCTGCGCCACCTGCTGCAAACCTACCCACGCGACGAGCTGTTTGAATCCAGCAACGAAGAACTGACCGAAGCTGCTGCCGGCCTGCTTGCGCTGAGCCAGCGCCCGCGTGTGCGCCTGTTTGCCCGCAGTGATGTATTCAAACGCTACGTTTCCGTGCTGTGCTATTTGCCCAAAGAACAATTCGGCAGCGAACTGTGCCAACGCATTGCAGGCTACCTGAAAACCACCCTGGCCGCCGAAAACTGCGAATACGCCGTGCAACTGACCGACGACAACCCGCTCGCCTGCATCCAATTCCTGTGCCGCACCAATGCCGGCAAACTGCCTGCCTTTACCCGCAGCGAGCTGGAACAACACGTTGCCGGCCTGGCAGCTAATGCCGAAACCACCCCGCAGGCTGCCGCACCACAACCTAAAGCCGAACAGAAAAAACAGCCTGAAGCCAAACACAAAGCCAAGGCCAAATCTGCATCTGCCGCCCACGAAGACGACACCGCCTTCTCCGCCGCCTACCGCGAAGCCTTCAGCCCCGACCAGGCCATTACCGACCTCAAACACGCCGAACTCCTCAACGACGACCGCGTGTTGGTTACCGTCTGCTCCGAGCAGGAAAATCCGGCCGCGCCCTACGCGCTGCGCCTCTACACCCCGCAAATCA includes the following:
- a CDS encoding Bax inhibitor-1 family protein, which encodes MQPRNVYDYTDVGSSVSAQSTILRKTYGLLGLSFLPAAAGAFVAMATGLSLFSFTGNYWVALGIFFAFFYGMSFLIEKNRYSNVGAALLMVLTFGLGFTLGPILNYSLALSNGIELIGIAAVMTAAVFLSMAAMAKSPTFQTNSIARFVTVGFVVAFIAMIANLFLSIPALSLTVSALFVIVSSVLIMWQVRVIIEGGEDSHISAALTLFVAIYNIFTGLLRLLLAFAGED
- the radA gene encoding DNA repair protein RadA; the protein is MAKAPKTLYTCTECGGTVPKWQGKCPHCGEWNTLQEGLAAPEPKNARFQSWAADTTQVQELSKVTAAEVPREPTGMGELDRVLGGGLVDGAVILLGGDPGIGKSTLLLQTVALMAKKRKVLYVSGEESAQQVALRAQRLGLDADGVHLLAEIRLEAVQAALKQHQPAVVVIDSIQTMYSDQITSAPGSVSQVRECAAQFTRMAKQMGIAMIFVGHVTKDGAIAGPRVLEHMVDTVLYFEGDQHSNYRMIRAIKNRFGAANELGVFAMLENGLKGVSNPSAIFLASYRDDVAGSCVLVTQEGSRPLLVEIQALVDDAHGFTPKRLTVGLEQNRLAMLLAVLNRHAGIACFDQDVFINAVGGVKISEPAADLAVILAMVSSFRNKPLPEKMVAFGEVGLSGEVRPVARGQERLKEAEKLGFKRAIVPKANLPRSRKEFPSLEIFGVERLDEAVRLCRDLVD
- a CDS encoding class I SAM-dependent methyltransferase yields the protein MLRTLKTIWHGLTAKGALFPHQLAFTLLIPLRNWALSPAELVRRLELQPQQRILEVGCGPGYFSPALARAVPQGSLVLADIQPEMLAKARQRLEKRHITNAEYHLCSGSSFPFARGSFHRIVLVTVLGEVADQAAYLAEFHRLLALDGLLSISEAAGDADKLSRTELIQLLEQYGFSPVQQFGNDRNYTLNFGKTDLSLAETC
- a CDS encoding aspartate kinase, coding for MALLVQKYGGTSVGSPERIKNVAKRIARARAEGHDVVVVVSAMSGETNRLVALAHEIQEFPDPREMDVVLATGEQVTIGLLAMALMDIGIPAKSYTGWQVLVQTDNSHTKARIEYIDDSKMRADLAAGKVVIVAGFQGVDAEGNITTLGRGGSDTSAVALAAALKADECQIYTDVDGVYTTDPRVVPEARRMNTVSFEEMLELASLGSKVLQIRSVEFAGKYKVRLRVLSSLTDGGEGTLITYEEDPNMEKAIVSGIAFDKNQARINVRGVPDKPGIAYQILGAVADANIDVDMIIQNAGEEGTTDFSFTVSRGDYRHTIDLLQSVQESIGAADIHGDDTVCKVSIVGIGMRSHIDVASTMFRTLAEENINIQLISTSEIKISVLIDEKYLELATRVLHKAFGLDRQQ
- a CDS encoding FKBP-type peptidyl-prolyl cis-trans isomerase, whose amino-acid sequence is MNIEKDTVVTLHYEMFDANNQLIDKTEEPIAYLHGGYDGIFPLVEEALHGKAVGEEVDVTLSPDDAFGEQDPELVRIEPLNVFPVEVEVGMMFEADDPETGDTLVYRVTDIADGKAVVDGNHPLAGMKLRFKGKVAEIRPATTEEIAHGHVHGEHGHHH